Genomic window (Drosophila sulfurigaster albostrigata strain 15112-1811.04 chromosome 2R, ASM2355843v2, whole genome shotgun sequence):
tattatagttttgttttttttcgtttgtttttttttttgttgttgtttagggttttagtttagtttaggcTTTGAGTGAAATTTTCTATAAACTTCAGTGTAGTTCGTTGACTagaaattaacttaaatagTTACAAATgatacttatatttaaatacatgttTATCTGGTTTTGGTGCAAAAGTAAATAGCTGaacaatttccatttgttgtttgtttgtgcttatacattaattagttatttgttttgtttggtgtGAATAGTTGAATCGGCAGAGTTTTGGTTTTATCTACATGCTAATAAATAACTCTATTCCAATGCTTACAGTTATAATTGATCATTCAAGCATtcacatattttattcatagTGCAAGTCACATAGTTGCTGCAAgcttaaacaaaatttttccATATATCTTtgtaacaatttcaattagtgTATTTTGGATAAAACATTTAGCaccaaaatgatttaaatacgccaaaaaaatcaagaatataataaaaaatcttcacaataataataataataatgataatggtTGATTGAGTTCATTTGAAATCTTTTTGGACATAATTTTAACGAAAAACTAAGCAAAATTGCAACAACTTtcttgaaaaatgaaaaaatgtaaatgcaaattacaagCTAAACAAATACTTTGGTTTCTAACTACATAAAGTTCGATTAACTGCATTGatcaaaaaaatgtcaaatatttttgaataaaatttgttgataatttccttttgtttttgttttggctttgtcGCCGCAGCACTTAGcaataaaatcacaaaaaaattaaatatatatctatatactatatagtattacTATGAGCTAAATGCTTAAAATCAAGTCatagtgtgtgtctgtgtgtgtattcttgtgtgtgtgtctttcattctttctttgcaaaaatattgatatcaaCTATCAGTTAATTGTCTTCAGGTTCAACTACACATAGTTGCTAATACTACGAGTACTCTTGTGATGTTTTTCTTTGCGcgcttctcttctctcctccTGTGTTAATTCCATTGCTTAATTCGATTGCGAAGTTGGGAGTACGAGTTAGTGGGAGTTTTGATTTGTTCCCGGTTTTAGGTTTGCCACATTTATGTGGTGTAGGTGCGAATGACATCGCGGATAACGGCTCGGCAAAGCGGACACTGACCACCGCCAACACCACGCCACTGCTCGATGGCACAGTCGTAGCACATGCACATGTGTCCGCACATGTAGAGCACCGAATCAATGGGATTCTCGTAGCAAATGGTGCACTCGGCACTCGAGTCAGTGCTCTGCTGATCGCTCAAGCTGTCCTTCCACTTGCTGCCGTTCAACGTGCTCGTGCTCTGTGCAATGGGCTGTTAGGAAAAGAGAATTACGAGTTAGTTTTTGCCTTGCATTTCAGTTGTATATATTCCAGGACTCACCTCAATGTATTGCTGACTGCTGGTGGTGCTGATCAAGGTGCCGCTGGAACAGGCTCCTGCCAGGATTCCACTGCTCGTCACCGTCGCTGCGGCCGTCGAGTTTGTCTGCCTGCCATTCAGCTGGCCATTGAGATCATGCGAGCTGCTCGCTGGCGGCAGATTGACGACGAGAACGGTGCCGCCGCCATTAGGCTGTATCTGCAGGATGTCGCCATTGGAGGGCATGCTGATCATGCGGCTGCCGTTGCCAGCTGCCGAGGCCAAGGTGCCATTCGATTGCGTCACATTCAGCTGCATTTTGCCCAGCTGGGCGGCATTCAAGCTGTTCAGCGACTCGGCCATGGGCAGCATACGTGAACCACTTGCGGACGGACCAGCTGCTGAAGCAACTCCAACGCCAGCTGCTGCGGCGCCAGCGTTAATCTGCGGCTGCGAGGGATAGGCGACCATGTTGGGCAATTGCTGGCGGAACATGCGCAGCGATTGCGTCGAGCCATAGACATCGAGGAATGCCCATAATTGCAGCGATTGATCCACATGCATCACAACGACAGCGGGTCCATTGTTCTTGCTGATGCTCACCTCACCGTTGGGGGCCACAAAGAAGGCAATCTCGTCGCCACGCTGCGGCGCCGCAGCAATATCCTTGCTGACCACCCAATACTCCGGGCGATCGAGCAGAAAGTCCGAATCGTTGGGCAAATCATTCGGCTGCAGCACAGCCGGATTGCATGACGTCAAACCCAGCGCCAAGGCGCCCACATACATCTGTTCCGTCTTCAGCACCTGGACAATCAGCTTCTCGCCAATGCGAATGGGACGCGCCGTGAACACGTAACCCTGGCAGAAGTCCGACTCGGTGCGCGAGGCCACAAAGCGATCGTGCGACAGACGCACATTGCGTCCCTTGGTAATGTGGAAGGGCACGGGGATGAGGCGGCCATTGGCATTGTAGCGCAAAGGCGGTAAACCGTTAGCCAGATCATGCTCGGCAATTCCCGCTGCGCCTGCTCCGGCTGCTGTGCCCGCCAAGTGCAGCGACTGCAGTGATGGCATCACATGACGCTCCAGCTCGTGGTCGACAACAACACCACCGGGCAGCGAGCGACGCGATTGCTGCAGCGGATGATGAGCCGACAGTGGTTGCTGTggcagatgctgctgctgttgttgctgctgctggggagGCAACTGTTGCAATGGCATCTGCTGCAAtgccaactgctgctgctgaggagcgggcaactgttgctgctgctgttggtacATGTAAATGCGTGAGTCGAGAAACTCGATGCCGGTGCAATTGCCATAGATGTCGATCACAGTCCAGAGCAGAGCACGCGTATCGATGCCTGAGAGAATGACGCCCTTCTCCTCGTTGTTGATGCCATAGATGACATCGCCAGCACTGTTCACAAAGTAGTACAAAATGTTGTCCTTCTCGCAGTACTGTTCGTGCAGCGCCTTGGCCCAGAAGCCGGGACGATTCGTCAGATCGGGGCAGGCATATTTGGGCAGTGCACCCTCCAGCGTTGCGGGATCGTTGCTGGTGAAACCGAAGCGTATGCCGCCATTCCAATTGTTCGAGATCTCCGCGAACTTCACGCAGATGCGCTCATTGATCCGCACCGGACGAGCTGAGAATGTGATGGCCCGACAGAAGCTCTCGAAGCGACGTGCCAGCGTGCCATCCCTCGAGATCCGGATGTTGTCGCCATGCACCTGATGGAATTGCAGAGGCGGCAGATTGTTGGGACCCGGGCAGGAGGAGGGCGAGCGGCGAACTGCAATTGAAGAAGAGATTGAACTTAGTAAATGGTATTCTATGATTTATTTCACATCAACATAAAGCTACGATTATAGAGCTTCATTGGAGAACTGATTGCCGAGCTAAGGGGAAAGCAACATTCAATAGTAATACGAAAGAAGATaagaaaacaatataaaagaaTTAGCTAAGTTACACTTAAAAGTTCTTTAAATCAAGATTAAGCTACCATTGCTTTTAAAGCTTTGTCTAAAAGTTCCTTAAGCACTTAGCATAACCTCAAATATTACTTTAGCTCATCATTCTTTGCTTTCTCCCTTTCCCGTAAACTCTCCCTTAAGCGCTTGCTCGCATTTCTTTTAAACTCTCTGCTTTCCTTGGAACTTTGTCCTTAGCACTTGAATTGTTCCAGGAATTAAGTGACCAACAGCtgtaatacattttttcaagCATATCGAACGCCTTTGAATCAATTCCTCACATCAAAAATCTTTGGAAGAGTTCAATAATCTGCGCATCAAAGTCACGTGCTGTTCAAatagggtttttttttttggggggttaATGGACTTGGGTCGGGGACTTGGGCTGGGGCTTCTGTTGTAATTTGAGATCTAGCACATGGTTAGGCGGAGTCTTGGATTTCTCTACCTGCTTAAAGAGCGATGGCTTGACTCAACCATGTGTAACTCTAGCTATTCaacagttgtttttttttcagtttctttCTTTCTACGGAATGCCAGCAAGaagtttgcatttatttaaatgggAAATCGAATAAGttgaatgtttttattataatgattATTGCACCTTGAGCGTTCGCAGCCCCTATAAAATAGTAGCAGCTGTCCAACAATTACTTTTGAGGTGGCTTCCTTCGATTATAATTACGATCTGGCGACAGGTTTTTTctcagttttttgttttttccggGGCATATGGAGAATGTTGAGATGTGAAGATCGAAGACTGAGGCGGCATGCCAACAGTTGCAAAATGTGGCAGACGATCAAACAGAAAACTTGCGACAGCAGGACGAATAAGACACagaggacagacagacagacagacaaggTTGATTACCATGTTGATATGCGGCGCGTGGCAGGCGTCTCGCAACAGGCGGTCGCAACGTCTTTAAGATCGGTCTCTGCTCATTATTTGGTCaggcggcatgcggcatgcagcatgtggcaGCTGCCTTTGCCTCTTGCGAggcgttgcttttgcttttttgagGCAGCTGCgcagcgaaagagaaagagagagaacaagaGCAGCGACAGGTAAAACAACccttaaaacaaaactaagCGAGGGTTGTTGCAACGCCGATCAACAGGGGTTGTTGCAAGCGAAACAATATGTATAGCAAAGGgaaggcaaacaaaacacagcacaaaaaaaaagcggcaGATGTTTAAATttcgaaaaagaaaatttggaACCGAGATACATAGATGACGTTACAAGAAAAAGGGACGAGGTCGAGGCACAAAAGTATCTTTAGCACTGCAAAGACTCGAGACTCGAGACTCAGGCTTGGCTTAGGGGTTGAAATTCAATGCGTTCAATGCCCCAGTGATATAAGGAGATAGCATAGCCAGACAACCGAAAGAAGTGTAAGAAGAGAGGTCTGCATAAGAAAATCTCTGTGCGATTGCAATTCAAGAAGCAAAATCAAACTCATATGCTAAGTGCGCTTCCGGCCCATCCAGGAAGTCTGCGAGTCTTCCCAAAAAGGAAGCGGAGCAGCGAcaggagaagcagcagctctGCTTCCGGTAGCTCCCATTAGAGATCAGGCAAGAAAGCGACAAAGAGCGAGAAGATGgtcaactcaaactcaaataCATATTGTGGCCTGTAGAATGCCAACATCAAGCGGAGCCatcaatatttatgaaatgccCCGCAACGAACGAGGAACGAGGAAGTCGGAAATCACGTTTTTCGCGGCTCCACTtttccttctcctcctcctctccatctgctgctgctgtgttgtgttgtacGTGTATTGGGCTTATTAGCTGCAGGATGTTGTCGCCTGACTGCGACTGGCGACGCCTACTTTTTGCCCCAGAcgcagacagagacagagacgcaGACCTCAATAGTCCAGACGACGTTGTCAATGAATTACAAAAGACATCGCCATCGGCATCGACTTCGACATGAATGAAATACTCGTAATATCATGCgcgtgttttgttttctttcccAACGCTTAAATCAAACGGTTAACGCGCGACGCGACCATCATTTCAATTAGCTGTTGACAAGCACAGCCACAATTAATTAGCCTGGCCAATAGCAGCAGGGTTAACTCATCTAATGAGCTCCAATGGGGGAGAGTTGTAATTTCAAGGAGGGTTGAGAAATGATCGTTGATAAGTGCATAGAGAAAGCAAATTGAGGAGAACtgcaaactaatttaatttatagtaaATTGATTGGGATTTGTTGACATTAAAAATAGTGAAGTTATAAgatatatttatctttttttccATGAAGAAGAAACATctcaaattttattaacaaatttcgCTTAATTTCAATTAGCTTGTCCGCTTCGAAGATCGGTTATTATCATTGTTAAGACGCAAATTGGCCCAAACTACATGTTGCGTTTGCAGTTGCACATAAGTTTTGGACTGTAAAATTGGAGTTCACGCTTTTTGGAGTTTCGCCgacaagcagcaacatcaacacgAACATCATCGACAAACGTGTCCCGCATTGAGGGCCGAAGCGAACCGCCAAACGAGCAACGATCTGCCAAACGATCAGCAGGCAAATTTTCGtagattttttttggtttttttttttttggggctgaAGGAAAAACCTGATTTACCGTTTTGTTGCAAAGACGCGTCTGTGCGGCAAGCAAACATTTCCCACGCTGGCCGtgagcaaaaaaaatcaaatgcaacaacaacattattcCCACGACtccaaatttgtatatatacagtgagttatactatataaagtggatggcaaaaaacaacaacacaaaaacctgtaacaagcaacaataattgcaattgcaactgcagcaataacaacaacgacaacgatgaggCAGCTGCATCAGTTGCGGGtggcaaacaaaaccaaataaaaaacgatGCAAGTGGAGAAGATGTGAAAATCATGCAGGTGTCATAAAAATGTCCGAAGAAGCTATCGAAATTGGTCATTTGGTCCATTGTTAACTGG
Coding sequences:
- the LOC133839660 gene encoding protein neuralized isoform X1, with protein sequence MGLSDIPANYMQQQPSQMLQHHLQQQQHHHNAAAAAAAAAAHVLAMENNELMMSPKDKMSSKKKMHLLKKIKKRFGLVRRSPSSCPGPNNLPPLQFHQVHGDNIRISRDGTLARRFESFCRAITFSARPVRINERICVKFAEISNNWNGGIRFGFTSNDPATLEGALPKYACPDLTNRPGFWAKALHEQYCEKDNILYYFVNSAGDVIYGINNEEKGVILSGIDTRALLWTVIDIYGNCTGIEFLDSRIYMYQQQQQQLPAPQQQQLALQQMPLQQLPPQQQQQQQQHLPQQPLSAHHPLQQSRRSLPGGVVVDHELERHVMPSLQSLHLAGTAAGAGAAGIAEHDLANGLPPLRYNANGRLIPVPFHITKGRNVRLSHDRFVASRTESDFCQGYVFTARPIRIGEKLIVQVLKTEQMYVGALALGLTSCNPAVLQPNDLPNDSDFLLDRPEYWVVSKDIAAAPQRGDEIAFFVAPNGEVSISKNNGPAVVVMHVDQSLQLWAFLDVYGSTQSLRMFRQQLPNMVAYPSQPQINAGAAAAGVGVASAAGPSASGSRMLPMAESLNSLNAAQLGKMQLNVTQSNGTLASAAGNGSRMISMPSNGDILQIQPNGGGTVLVVNLPPASSSHDLNGQLNGRQTNSTAAATVTSSGILAGACSSGTLISTTSSQQYIEPIAQSTSTLNGSKWKDSLSDQQSTDSSAECTICYENPIDSVLYMCGHMCMCYDCAIEQWRGVGGGQCPLCRAVIRDVIRTYTT
- the LOC133839660 gene encoding protein neuralized isoform X2 — translated: MGQSAGKIVRRSPSSCPGPNNLPPLQFHQVHGDNIRISRDGTLARRFESFCRAITFSARPVRINERICVKFAEISNNWNGGIRFGFTSNDPATLEGALPKYACPDLTNRPGFWAKALHEQYCEKDNILYYFVNSAGDVIYGINNEEKGVILSGIDTRALLWTVIDIYGNCTGIEFLDSRIYMYQQQQQQLPAPQQQQLALQQMPLQQLPPQQQQQQQQHLPQQPLSAHHPLQQSRRSLPGGVVVDHELERHVMPSLQSLHLAGTAAGAGAAGIAEHDLANGLPPLRYNANGRLIPVPFHITKGRNVRLSHDRFVASRTESDFCQGYVFTARPIRIGEKLIVQVLKTEQMYVGALALGLTSCNPAVLQPNDLPNDSDFLLDRPEYWVVSKDIAAAPQRGDEIAFFVAPNGEVSISKNNGPAVVVMHVDQSLQLWAFLDVYGSTQSLRMFRQQLPNMVAYPSQPQINAGAAAAGVGVASAAGPSASGSRMLPMAESLNSLNAAQLGKMQLNVTQSNGTLASAAGNGSRMISMPSNGDILQIQPNGGGTVLVVNLPPASSSHDLNGQLNGRQTNSTAAATVTSSGILAGACSSGTLISTTSSQQYIEPIAQSTSTLNGSKWKDSLSDQQSTDSSAECTICYENPIDSVLYMCGHMCMCYDCAIEQWRGVGGGQCPLCRAVIRDVIRTYTT